In Streptomyces sclerotialus, one genomic interval encodes:
- a CDS encoding bifunctional glycosyltransferase/CDP-glycerol:glycerophosphate glycerophosphotransferase, which produces MPRFSVIVPAYQVQAYLPECLESVLGQDWEDFELIAVDDGSPDGCGDLIREAARRDERVRPVHLPANTGLGPARNAGIARARGDYLLFLDGDDTLTPGALRAVAERLAATGDPDVLVYDYARTTWSGTAARNQYAHLLAQHGPDVFRLTDRPGLLRLLMVVWNKAYRRDFVQRQRLTFPPGYYEDLPWTFPALATAESLAVLDRVCVHYRQRRRGSILRTTGRGHFDIFDQYDRVFALLDSRPELARWRPLMVRRMTDHLTAVYTARGRLPRDSRAEFFRRAAAHCRRYRCAAPAAAEGAPPRLGVRVRHGLVRLGWHRPFRLLAGAQRLRRAVARHARWLLRRTRRAALGLHYRLQRRLPVRPDHAVFTAHWHRGYAGDPAAIEAKLRELRPQMRTAWVAAPGYEDTVPPGVRWLRPGSAAYWTALARSKYLVNNVNFDARLVKRPDQVLLQTHRGTPLKHMGLDLQERPAAARGTDFARLLRGVDSWDYSLSANRHATLTWERVYPAGYTTLEYGRPRNDRFQHATAQDVLRIRAELGIPPSATAILYAPTHRDYRRSRRPALDPRRLLRELGPGFVVLVRPHFATLEGPAYAADVPQEPPGDGVIDVSGHPCVEDLCLASDALVTDYSSLMFDYLNLDRPVVLLTDDWEAYRAARGTYLDLLANPPGPVARSEDELIEIFASPAWRGPRSAALRATFRSLFCPYDDGHAAERVVRRVFLGDEGAPPAVPLDERRPAPPPERARRIAVPQPAPGPTTAHASHVAIESPDRLETDRT; this is translated from the coding sequence TTGCCACGGTTCAGCGTCATCGTTCCCGCTTACCAGGTCCAGGCGTATCTGCCCGAATGCCTGGAGTCCGTCCTCGGCCAGGACTGGGAGGACTTCGAGCTGATCGCGGTGGACGACGGTTCGCCGGACGGCTGCGGGGATCTCATCCGCGAGGCCGCCCGCCGCGACGAGCGGGTACGCCCCGTGCACCTGCCGGCCAACACCGGGCTCGGTCCGGCCCGCAACGCCGGTATCGCCCGTGCCCGCGGCGACTACCTCCTCTTCCTGGACGGTGACGACACCCTCACGCCCGGCGCCCTCCGCGCCGTCGCCGAGCGGCTGGCCGCGACCGGCGACCCGGACGTGCTGGTCTACGACTACGCGCGCACCACCTGGTCCGGCACCGCGGCCCGCAACCAGTACGCCCACCTGCTCGCCCAGCACGGCCCGGACGTCTTCCGCCTCACCGACCGGCCCGGACTGCTGCGGCTGCTGATGGTGGTGTGGAACAAGGCGTACCGCCGCGACTTCGTCCAGCGGCAGCGGCTGACCTTCCCGCCGGGGTACTACGAGGACCTGCCCTGGACGTTCCCGGCGCTGGCGACCGCGGAGTCGCTCGCGGTCCTGGACCGGGTCTGCGTGCACTACCGGCAGCGCCGCCGGGGCAGCATCCTGCGCACCACGGGCCGCGGCCACTTCGACATCTTCGACCAGTACGACCGGGTGTTCGCCCTGCTCGACTCCCGCCCGGAGCTGGCCCGTTGGCGGCCGCTCATGGTCCGCCGGATGACCGACCACCTCACGGCCGTCTACACGGCGCGGGGACGGCTGCCGCGGGACAGCCGCGCCGAGTTCTTCCGGCGGGCCGCCGCGCACTGCCGCCGGTACCGCTGTGCCGCTCCCGCCGCGGCGGAGGGCGCCCCGCCACGGCTCGGCGTCCGGGTCCGGCACGGCCTGGTACGGCTGGGCTGGCACCGTCCCTTCCGGCTGCTGGCGGGCGCGCAGCGGCTGCGCCGGGCCGTCGCGCGGCACGCCCGGTGGCTGCTGCGGCGGACGCGGCGCGCCGCGCTCGGCCTCCACTACCGGCTCCAGCGGCGGCTGCCGGTCCGGCCCGACCATGCGGTCTTCACCGCGCACTGGCACCGCGGCTACGCCGGCGACCCCGCCGCCATCGAGGCCAAGCTGCGCGAGCTGCGGCCGCAGATGCGCACGGCGTGGGTGGCGGCGCCCGGGTACGAGGACACCGTGCCGCCGGGTGTGCGGTGGCTGCGGCCCGGGTCCGCCGCGTACTGGACCGCGCTGGCCCGCTCGAAGTACCTGGTCAACAACGTCAACTTCGACGCGCGGCTGGTCAAGCGGCCCGACCAGGTCCTGCTCCAGACGCACCGCGGCACCCCGCTGAAGCACATGGGCCTGGATCTCCAGGAGCGGCCCGCCGCGGCCCGCGGCACCGACTTCGCGCGGCTGCTGCGCGGCGTGGACAGCTGGGACTACAGCCTGTCCGCCAACCGTCACGCCACGCTCACCTGGGAGCGCGTCTACCCCGCCGGCTACACCACGCTGGAGTACGGCAGGCCGCGCAACGACCGCTTCCAGCACGCCACCGCCCAGGACGTGCTGCGCATCCGGGCCGAGCTGGGCATCCCGCCGTCCGCCACCGCGATCCTGTACGCACCGACCCACCGCGACTACCGGCGGTCGCGGCGGCCCGCGCTGGACCCGCGGCGGCTGCTGCGGGAGCTCGGCCCCGGCTTCGTGGTGCTGGTGCGACCGCACTTCGCCACCCTGGAGGGCCCTGCTTACGCCGCGGACGTCCCGCAGGAACCGCCCGGTGACGGGGTGATCGACGTGAGCGGGCACCCCTGCGTCGAGGACCTCTGCCTGGCGTCGGACGCGCTGGTCACCGACTACTCCTCGCTGATGTTCGACTACCTGAACCTGGACCGGCCCGTGGTGCTGCTCACCGACGACTGGGAGGCCTACCGGGCGGCCCGCGGCACCTATCTCGACCTGCTCGCGAACCCTCCGGGACCGGTGGCGCGCAGCGAGGACGAGCTCATCGAGATCTTCGCGAGTCCCGCATGGCGCGGTCCCCGTTCGGCCGCTCTGCGAGCCACCTTCCGTTCACTTTTCTGCCCCTACGATGACGGCCACGCCGCGGAACGCGTGGTACGCCGCGTGTTCCTCGGGGACGAGGGAGCGCCCCCCGCCGTTCCCCTCGACGAGCGCCGGCCCGCGCCCCCGCCCGAGCGGGCCCGACGTATCGCGGTACCGCAGCCGGCGCCCGGTCCCACAACAGCACACGCGTCGCATGTCGCCATCGAATCCCCCGACCGTCTGGAGACGGACCGCACATGA
- a CDS encoding carbohydrate ABC transporter permease encodes MTAVADGAVRARQSLAARIAARTGGGALRVFLVLVGLFWLMPTVGLLISSLRDPADVAESGWWEVFAKPAQLTWSGYGNLLGNAKIMDSLWTTALITVPATVLVVIIGALAGYAFAWMDFPGRDVWFMVVVGLLVVPVQVALIPVAKLFGAVGLFETTPGVVLFHTAFGLPFAVFLLRNFFAEIPRELLEAARLDGANELRLFTRVVLPLGGPAIASLGIFQFLWVWNDLLIALIFADSGNPPITVALQQEVRQFGNNIDVLAPGAFISMIIPLVVFFAFQRQFVSGVMAGAVK; translated from the coding sequence ATGACGGCGGTCGCCGACGGGGCGGTACGCGCCCGGCAGTCCCTGGCCGCGCGGATCGCGGCCCGTACCGGCGGCGGCGCGCTGCGGGTCTTCCTGGTCCTGGTCGGGCTGTTCTGGCTGATGCCGACGGTCGGGCTGCTGATCTCCTCGCTGCGCGACCCGGCGGACGTCGCGGAGAGCGGCTGGTGGGAGGTGTTCGCGAAGCCGGCGCAGCTGACCTGGTCGGGGTACGGCAACCTGCTGGGCAACGCCAAGATCATGGACTCGCTGTGGACCACCGCGCTGATCACGGTGCCGGCGACGGTGCTGGTGGTGATCATCGGGGCGCTGGCGGGCTACGCGTTCGCCTGGATGGACTTCCCGGGCCGGGACGTCTGGTTCATGGTCGTGGTGGGGCTGCTGGTGGTCCCGGTACAGGTCGCCCTCATCCCGGTGGCGAAGCTCTTCGGCGCCGTCGGGCTCTTCGAGACGACGCCCGGCGTGGTGCTCTTCCATACCGCCTTCGGCCTGCCGTTCGCGGTCTTCCTGCTGCGGAACTTCTTCGCCGAGATCCCGCGCGAGCTGCTGGAGGCCGCCCGGCTGGACGGCGCGAACGAACTGCGGCTGTTCACCCGGGTGGTCCTGCCGCTGGGCGGCCCGGCCATCGCGTCGCTGGGCATCTTCCAGTTCCTGTGGGTGTGGAACGACCTGCTGATCGCGCTGATCTTCGCGGACAGCGGCAACCCGCCGATCACCGTGGCGCTCCAGCAGGAGGTCCGCCAGTTCGGCAACAACATCGACGTGCTGGCGCCGGGCGCCTTCATCTCGATGATCATCCCGCTGGTGGTCTTCTTCGCCTTCCAGCGCCAGTTCGTGTCCGGTGTGATGGCGGGCGCGGTGAAGTAG
- a CDS encoding ABC transporter substrate-binding protein → MRHATLRTATALVAVGALALTGCGGDGGGKDEGKGGTDSAPTVRLPKLDGQTLQVTAVWTGPERENFTKVLAEFEKRTGAEVEFVPSGDDMAGFIGSKVAGGGAPDVAMLQQVGVLQEFAKKGWVKPLGPAAKKELSKNFSKGWQDLGSHGGKSYGVYFKASNKSLVWYNTQAFENAGVSEPKDWKGFLKTARTLADSGVEPVSVGGADGWTLTDWFENVYLSQAGPEKYDQLAKHEIKWTDPSVKQALTTLGSLFGAKGLLAGGNGGALQTAFPQSVTQTFKDEPKAAMVSSADFAAANIGQTKAEIGTDAKVFPFPAVGKESPVVTGGDVAVALKDNKASQALLTFLASTDAARIWAAEGGFVSANKKLDPEVYPNAVFREIGKALVAAGDDFRFDMSDQAPASFGGKPGQGEWKALQDFLKNPEDVAGTQAQLEKDAAKSFGN, encoded by the coding sequence ATGCGTCACGCAACGCTTCGTACGGCAACGGCACTTGTCGCGGTGGGTGCCCTGGCACTGACCGGCTGCGGGGGCGACGGCGGCGGCAAGGACGAGGGCAAGGGCGGCACCGACAGCGCCCCCACCGTCCGGCTGCCGAAGCTGGACGGGCAGACGCTCCAGGTGACGGCCGTGTGGACCGGTCCTGAGCGGGAGAACTTCACCAAGGTCCTGGCCGAGTTCGAGAAGCGCACCGGCGCCGAGGTGGAGTTCGTGCCGAGCGGTGACGACATGGCCGGCTTCATCGGCTCCAAGGTCGCCGGCGGCGGCGCGCCGGACGTGGCGATGCTCCAGCAGGTCGGCGTGCTCCAGGAGTTCGCGAAGAAGGGCTGGGTGAAGCCGCTCGGCCCGGCCGCGAAGAAGGAGCTGTCGAAGAACTTCTCCAAGGGCTGGCAGGACCTGGGGAGTCACGGCGGCAAGAGCTACGGCGTGTACTTCAAGGCCAGCAACAAGTCGCTGGTCTGGTACAACACCCAGGCGTTCGAGAACGCGGGGGTGTCCGAGCCCAAGGACTGGAAGGGCTTCCTGAAGACCGCGCGCACGCTCGCGGACTCCGGTGTCGAGCCGGTCTCGGTGGGCGGCGCCGACGGCTGGACGCTCACGGACTGGTTCGAGAACGTCTACCTCTCGCAGGCCGGGCCCGAGAAGTACGACCAGCTGGCCAAGCACGAGATCAAGTGGACCGACCCGTCGGTGAAGCAGGCGCTCACCACGCTCGGCTCGCTCTTCGGCGCCAAGGGGCTGCTCGCGGGCGGCAACGGGGGCGCGCTGCAGACGGCGTTCCCGCAGTCGGTGACGCAGACGTTCAAGGACGAGCCGAAGGCCGCGATGGTCTCCTCGGCCGACTTCGCCGCGGCCAACATCGGCCAGACCAAGGCGGAGATCGGCACGGACGCCAAGGTCTTCCCGTTCCCGGCGGTGGGCAAGGAGTCCCCGGTGGTGACCGGCGGGGACGTGGCCGTGGCGCTGAAGGACAACAAGGCCTCGCAGGCGCTGCTGACGTTCCTGGCCTCCACGGACGCGGCCCGGATCTGGGCGGCGGAGGGCGGGTTCGTCTCCGCCAACAAGAAGCTGGACCCGGAGGTCTACCCGAACGCCGTGTTCCGGGAGATCGGCAAGGCGCTGGTCGCCGCCGGTGACGACTTCCGCTTCGACATGTCCGACCAGGCCCCGGCGTCCTTCGGCGGCAAGCCGGGGCAGGGCGAGTGGAAGGCCCTCCAGGACTTCCTGAAGAACCCCGAGGACGTCGCGGGAACCCAGGCCCAGCTGGAGAAGGACGCCGCCAAGTCGTTCGGGAACTGA
- a CDS encoding class I SAM-dependent methyltransferase, whose product MTALTADQSAEQLPRPTRLSDVKGWFFTADQLMFDWFLARQERRKEPGDLLELGAYMGKSAIFMGARLRAGDRFTVCDLFDSPAEDASNSKEMAKSYATLTRRAFEANYLSFHDELPHIVQGLSSVIRGHVADDSCRFAHIDASHLYEHVHGDILAVRELLRPHGVVVLDDYRAEHCPGVAAATWQAVTTGGLKPLCITGTKFYGTWGDPEPVRTELLEWLRSRTDLWHEVQSVAGQPLIRLSTKGAKEPAHPVSRHQVRHSPLAGGPHAAGPGGRPGRSALRRVAVNVLPPIVTKAIVDARNRGR is encoded by the coding sequence ATGACTGCCCTCACCGCAGACCAGAGTGCCGAACAGCTCCCGCGACCCACCCGGCTGTCCGACGTCAAGGGCTGGTTCTTCACCGCCGACCAGCTCATGTTCGACTGGTTCCTGGCCCGCCAGGAACGCCGCAAGGAACCGGGCGACCTGCTGGAGCTCGGCGCGTACATGGGGAAGAGCGCCATCTTCATGGGCGCCCGGCTGCGCGCCGGTGACCGCTTCACGGTCTGTGACCTCTTCGACTCCCCCGCCGAGGACGCCTCCAACTCCAAGGAGATGGCGAAGTCCTACGCCACGCTCACCCGCCGCGCCTTCGAGGCCAACTACCTCTCCTTCCACGACGAGCTGCCGCACATCGTCCAGGGCCTGTCCTCGGTGATCCGCGGGCACGTCGCGGACGACAGCTGCCGCTTCGCGCACATCGACGCCTCGCACCTGTACGAGCACGTGCACGGCGACATCCTGGCCGTACGGGAGCTGCTGCGCCCGCACGGCGTGGTGGTGCTGGACGACTACCGCGCCGAGCACTGTCCGGGCGTGGCGGCGGCCACCTGGCAGGCGGTGACCACCGGCGGCCTGAAGCCGCTGTGCATCACCGGCACCAAGTTCTACGGCACCTGGGGTGACCCGGAGCCGGTGCGCACGGAGCTGCTGGAGTGGCTGCGCTCGCGCACGGATCTCTGGCACGAGGTGCAGTCGGTGGCCGGGCAGCCGCTGATCCGGCTCTCCACGAAGGGCGCGAAGGAGCCGGCGCACCCGGTGTCGCGGCACCAGGTGCGGCATTCGCCGCTTGCCGGGGGCCCGCATGCCGCGGGCCCCGGGGGCCGGCCCGGCCGGAGCGCGCTGCGGCGCGTGGCGGTGAACGTGCTGCCGCCGATCGTCACCAAGGCGATCGTGGACGCCCGGAACCGGGGGCGCTGA
- a CDS encoding carbohydrate ABC transporter permease, protein MTSGGTPAAAPVSGKGAKASGKSVTGTRPWIAGAFLLPALLLLGALVVYPIGYSVWRSLFDASGSGFVGLGNYGELFSDDRIRTALRNNVVWVVVAPTVATALGLIFAVLTERVRWGTAFKLVVFMPMAISMLAAGIIFRLVYEQDPERGVANAVWVGVHDTFAEPAPYPGANPRPNADLKASGGGAFTTKTAVRAGTAVGLPLVAVQPDDVKGAQRAVPAKPRPGQITGTAWLDFTRGGGGTPDRIDPQEKALAGLEIEAVRDGRVVATATTAADGTYALPARAEGAKLRLPAANFAEAYNGVDWLGPTLVTPAIIGSYVWMWAGFAMVLIAAGLASVPRELLEAARVDGANEWQVFRRVTVPLLAPVLVVVLVTLMINVLKIFDLVYIIAPGASQDEANVLALQLYQSSFGTDVNQGIGSAIAVFLLLLVSPVLIVNIRRLRKERQR, encoded by the coding sequence ATGACCTCCGGAGGCACCCCGGCCGCCGCACCGGTGTCCGGCAAGGGCGCCAAGGCGTCCGGCAAGAGCGTGACGGGGACGCGCCCGTGGATCGCGGGCGCGTTCCTCCTCCCGGCGCTGCTGCTGCTCGGCGCGCTGGTGGTCTACCCCATCGGGTACTCGGTCTGGCGCAGCCTCTTCGACGCGTCGGGCAGCGGCTTCGTGGGGCTGGGCAACTACGGGGAGCTCTTCTCCGACGACCGGATCCGTACCGCACTGCGGAACAACGTGGTCTGGGTGGTGGTCGCGCCGACCGTGGCCACCGCGCTGGGCCTGATCTTCGCAGTGCTGACCGAGCGGGTGCGCTGGGGCACCGCGTTCAAGCTGGTCGTCTTCATGCCGATGGCGATCTCCATGCTGGCGGCCGGCATCATCTTCCGGCTGGTGTACGAGCAGGACCCGGAGCGCGGCGTGGCCAACGCGGTGTGGGTGGGCGTGCACGACACCTTCGCCGAGCCCGCGCCGTACCCGGGGGCCAACCCGCGGCCGAACGCCGACCTCAAGGCGTCCGGCGGCGGCGCGTTCACCACGAAGACGGCGGTGCGGGCCGGGACCGCGGTGGGCCTGCCGCTGGTGGCGGTGCAGCCGGACGACGTCAAGGGCGCGCAGCGGGCCGTACCGGCGAAGCCGCGCCCCGGGCAGATCACCGGCACCGCGTGGCTGGACTTCACGCGCGGGGGCGGCGGTACCCCGGACAGGATCGACCCGCAGGAGAAGGCGCTGGCCGGCCTGGAGATCGAGGCGGTCAGGGACGGCAGGGTCGTCGCCACGGCCACCACGGCTGCGGACGGGACGTACGCGCTGCCCGCCCGTGCCGAGGGGGCGAAGCTGCGGCTGCCGGCGGCCAACTTCGCCGAGGCGTACAACGGCGTGGACTGGCTCGGCCCGACGCTGGTGACGCCCGCGATCATCGGCAGTTACGTGTGGATGTGGGCGGGCTTCGCCATGGTGCTGATCGCGGCGGGCCTGGCGAGCGTGCCGCGGGAGCTGCTGGAGGCGGCCCGGGTGGACGGCGCGAACGAGTGGCAGGTCTTCCGCCGGGTGACGGTGCCGCTGCTGGCGCCGGTCCTGGTCGTCGTCCTCGTCACGCTGATGATCAACGTGCTGAAGATCTTCGACCTTGTCTACATCATCGCGCCGGGCGCCAGCCAGGACGAGGCGAACGTGCTCGCCCTCCAGCTGTACCAGTCGTCCTTCGGCACGGACGTGAACCAGGGCATCGGCTCCGCGATCGCGGTGTTCCTGCTGCTCCTCGTCTCACCGGTGCTGATCGTCAATATCCGGCGTCTGCGGAAGGAGCGGCAGCGATGA